One Papaver somniferum cultivar HN1 chromosome 10, ASM357369v1, whole genome shotgun sequence genomic window carries:
- the LOC113315479 gene encoding uncharacterized protein LOC113315479: MEASPRAKLFAFKCVQNMLAINDKLFRYTNIPNRCAFCSQHGETMEHIFFTCLFARSVWFASASSPFPPNTYLSSVVDWILQLHINPAGWNNYQGQWMAKCIITIWYIWLACCDKVFRGIDTNPGDINTRTEIEWTAEATLARHPSTNRPSCRHFIDQNWACPPLGTQKINFAGIYDAHNQNGQIALILRSSNGWCREVKQLRCRVQSQHEAEMQAALEAAIWANQLNSNAIQIEGNCVEIIKAIKGEACHINWRARSRLASIHEKIRKNGDDTTFAFLTCCKKANQAAVALANRTNSNVICNIAFPPPSFLFDVLSLDSRRNRDQNQGSEVNEPYFPGF; this comes from the coding sequence ATGGAAGCTTCACCTAGAGCTAAGCTGTTTGCCTTTAAATGTGTTCAGAATATGCTTGCGATTAATGATAAGCTTTTTCGATACACCAACATACCTAACAGATGTGCTTTTTGTTCTCAACATGGAGAGACAATGGAGCATATCTTCTTCACATGTCTGTTCGCCAGAAGCGTTTGGTTCGCGTCAGCCAGCAGTCCTTTCCCACCAAACACTTACCTGTCTTCTGTGGTTGATTGGATTCTACAATTGCATATTAACCCTGCAGGTTGGAATAACTATCAGGGTCAATGGATGGCTAAATGTATCATTACCATCTGGTATATTTGGCTGGCTTGTTGTGATAAGGTTTTCAGGGGCATTGACACTAATCCTGGGGACATCAATACAAGAACGGAAATAGAGTGGACTGCTGAAGCAACTCTAGCAAGACATCCAAGCACAAACAGACCTTCATGTAGACATTTCATAGACCAGAATTGGGCGTGCCCACCCTTGGGAACCCAAAAAATCAACTTTGCAGGAATCTATGACGCTCATAACCAAAATGGACAAATAGCTTTGATTCTCAGAAGTTCTAATGGCTGGTGCAGGGAAGTGAAGCAGCTGCGATGCAGAGTGCAAAGTCAGCATGAGGCGGAGATGCAGGCAGCCTTGGAAGCAGCAATATGGGCAAATCAGCTGAATTCCAACGCTATCCAAATCGAAGGAAACTGCGTTGAAAtcatcaaagcaatcaaaggagAGGCCTGCCACATCAACTGGAGAGCAAGATCCAGACTTGCAAGCATTCACGAGAAAATTAGGAAAAACGGAGATGACACAACTTTTGCTTTTTTGACTTGTTGTAAAAAGGCCAATCAGGCTGCGGTTGCATTGGCCAATAGGACCAATTCAAATGTAATATGTAACATTGCCTTCCCTCCTCCAAGttttttatttgatgttttaagTTTGGATAGCCGAAGGAACCGAGATCAGAATCAAGGTTCCGAGGTTAACGAACCTTATTTTCCAGGTTTTTAG